The following nucleotide sequence is from Mangifera indica cultivar Alphonso chromosome 17, CATAS_Mindica_2.1, whole genome shotgun sequence.
caccttggaagctattttggttgtgaaaaaaagcttggttgaggttttagccaaccaaggattagtggaatactccaagggagaaagcttggaggagtggacgtaggccgggttgagccgaaccccTATACATtgcgtgtttgattttttcttcccttaaacttatactttatgctatgttattttgattgtattgattatttgaaacattttagttattctcataaattggattaaaaataggcaacattatttgatttgaataaattactttaattctcaaatttggtaaagataattttaaaattgtctaattcacccctcttaggccattcgatccttcacatataatacatattattgtgTGTTCATATAGACAAGAATGGTAGTGTAATGACATTTATAACGTGCACCCATGCACGTATTGCATCAAATTGTGAATGAACAATTTTGACACGTAAGATTTCTTATCACCTTTCAATAAAATCGTTTAACACTATaacaattatgtttttattaccGTTGTCATTGGTCATAGCAATACCAGACCTACGGATAATTTTGAGAATACCcatttaatatatacataagattCTCACGATTAATTGTCATTCAATTAATCCCTCATTATGGTTCaaccattttaaaaacatttatctaaattgtaagaataagataaagaaaatgtcatatttcattaattaaaaagtcTTTCTACGGTTATAATTAGTTGAGCTAAGATAACGCTTGAATTGAAATTAACTGACtaaactataaataattaatctataaataattatagattGTATATTACAATGAAATCACCGTCAACGATACTCGGTCCCATTCTGATGTGGTAAAGTGAAGAATATGCCAATGACAGCCTTCCGTCAGACTTTCATTCAAAACTTTTGTCAGGCAAGGTGTGAATGCAGCACACAAAAGTacttaaaaaaagggaaattttaaaaaatagccaaaatgccctcccattaagccaaaatgcccaaaatcactatttccaagccaaaatgcccaaaatcactgtttcaaaaaaaaaaatgcctatgactttttttaaataccgaaattaccctttccctcatatttatataactcttccactcactatagggttttaatggaattttagataaatattgggggtttttagatattttacactataaaagattttgatatttatttatttatttaaaactttttctaaaatgacaaaattacccctcccttcatttatataactcttctCACTCATTATAAGGTTACATgtaatttagaataaatatggggggtttttggatattttacattgtaaaggcattttcatatttattaatatattatattactttttctaaaatgtcaaaaatacccttcccctcatctatataaactctcctcactcattttatttccacacacttctcatatcactcaaacacttactctcactttcattttttttgttaacatcaattagtagggattcgttcggacgaaggaagttcgtatttctgaattcgactggaaaaaatactattcatcaagaaaaggtatttatgtcaatcttatcctaaaacttcattttatttgttaagtatagtttttatgtcgtaatataagggttaaatgcaatatttgacaagtattgggggttaaatgtaatttaggataaatatgaggggtttttagatattttacattgtaaaggcattttcatatttatttatatatttcattactttttctaaaatgtcaaaaatacccttcccctcatctatataaaccctcctcactcattttatttccacactcttctcatatcactcaaacacttactctcactttcattttttttgttaacatcaattagtagggattcgttcggacgaaggaagttcgtatttctgaattcgactcgaaaaaatactattcatcaagaaaaggtatttatgtcaatcttatcctaaaacttcattttatttgttaagtatagtttttatgtcgtaatataagggttaaatgcaatatttgacaagtattgggggttaaatgtaatttaggataaatatgaggggtttttggatattttacattgtaaaggcattttcatatttatttatatatttcattactttttctaaaatgtcaaaaatacccttcccctcatctatataaaccctcctcactcattttatttccacactcttctcatatcactcaaacacttactctcactttcatttttttttgttaacatcaattagtagggattcgttcggacgaaggaagttcgtatttctgaattcgattcgaaaaaatactattcatcaagaaaaggtatttatgtcaatcttatcctaaaacttcattttatttgttaagtatagtttttatgtcgtaatataagggttaaatgcaatatttgacaagtattgggggttaaatgtaatttaagataaatatgaggggtttttggatattttacattgtaaaggcattttcatatttatttatatatttcattactttttctaaaatgtcaaaaatacccttcccctcatctatataaaccctcctcactcattttatttccacactcttctcatatcactcaaacacttactctcactttcattttttttgttaacatcaattagtagggattcgttcggacgaaggaagttcgtatttctgaattcgactcgaaaaaatactattcatcaagaaaaggtatttatgtcaatcttatcctaaaacttcattttatttgttaagtatagtttttatgtcgtaatatgggggttaaatgcaatatttgacaagtattgggggttaaatgtaatttaggataaatatgaggggtttttggatattttacattgttatggggttttagatattttacaatatatacaggatttatataacatgttaaaaatatataaggattgctttgatacaagacgacatacaagggtgtcaaatgaaatgttattaaaattagggcgtattttcatgttaaacattgtaggcgcattataattaaaattataggttttttcgagtttcaccgctttaggatatatcaatgcacatttttcttatttctgaagaatttttcgattattgtcattctatggtatttcaacttttaggattcaaatttcagttttgtttttttgaatttcaccgttttagcatatatcaaatcgtatttttcagttttttttagaattgttcaattattaccattctagggtatttcaatttttagaattcgaatttaagctcagttttttttttaatttatcgttttaggatatatccactagtatttttcagatttctgcagaaattatttattattgacattttaaagtaattcaaaatataaaatttgaatatctatttcaaagtatagatattataaaaacgttttaaatagaacgttacaaacagatagatgcattttgatataagataacatacgaaagtgttatataaattgttaaataattataggggggtaaataacatattaaaaaaatatgaagagttttttttaattattaataattgtacggctgatttacatagttattattgattttttttttatacctgaataattatcttcaaaaacttgtcattgcaggattgatatttaaaatggagggttatgcatcggttcgttaccagggagaatggattcaaggtcgcaacaacacaatgaaatatgttggaggagccaaacaattgattaaaatcccttatggaacaacattcgagggatttattgagcttttgacggagtattgcagtattgatccaatgaaaaactacattcaagtatcaatgaagccaagaaaaattgagctcgactgtcccatccagatccaaaatgatgaagatgtgcaaggtcttcttgagatgtcccagtactttcaggaatgtattcctgtttttgttatatgtaccccaattgaagtgcagaggaagaagatgaagatgaagataaggatgaagatgaaaaagaaagcagttgggtcaaaaaagaatacgatttggaaaagttgattgatttcagtaatgacccattatatattgcaaactcatgggctcatggagaaaaagatatagttccctattggggtgacttcgatggaaatgatatgcccgacattccttcagacgatgtagagcctgagtatatggcatcagtaaccgagggtatagatagtttacggcttgaagatcctacttcaggtggtggaaattattctgggccgttttttgacaatgtccccactgatccatttaggtggcttcctgattttcctccacaaccatcagcatcatcaagtggttccagatcaatccgagaggagaatggggtcaagattggtgatatttttcacagtaaagtccaattgattGACGCCATGACACAATTCGCCTTACtcaaaggatttcaatttggtgtcaaaaagtctgacaagaaaaggtgggaaattaaatgcaaggctgaaaattgtaagtggtatatacatgcaaccaagtccactgtcggtgatgtgtgggggatcaactctatgaatcctacccacacatgtttagttgatcaaatcatgccacatcacagacaagctggggcccgagctttaggtcaattaatgagatcaaagtttgcgatgattgatcgaatttatcgacctaaagaaataattgtagacatcgccgaccgatataaaattgatatttcctactcacaggcttggcgggcaagaaattgggctatcaattcattgaggggttcaccggaggaatcttttatgctgttaccagattattgctacaatttacaacgtactaatccgggcaccattactgctattgaaacagacgatgaacatcgatttacaaattttttcatggccttaggatgttccgttcgtgcgtttagtcaatatcttcgccccgttatttgcattgacgctgctttccttaaaggtcgatatctggggcatttatttattgcggtggctcttgatggtaataatcaaatataccctattggtttcggtgtcggcaaaaaagaagatcacgacacgtggtgttggtttcttatgagaattaaagaatgcatccctgacttctctgagcttgcaataatctccgatcgacatcatgctatctactcggcaatggctgaagtctttccagatgtccaccatggatgctgttgtcatcaccttctgtgtaacatgcgggcaaagtataaacgggactcaaaggtatattgtaaacaaattattaaatttataacagtttatcattttcaaacattttgcttacaatgagttttcatatttttttccctcttacaggtcgcgggtgcatattggaaagccgctaaatcatacacagagtctgaatttgggcagatgatgcaatccattgattcaatgaacccccaagctggatcttatctacgggatgtcggCTTTCACCGTTGGAGCAGAGCGTACTTTCCAGGGCATCGATACaatatcatgaccacaaatattgctgagtcatttaatgcccttgtcaggcatgcacggggcctacctataaccatgctcttggagtttattcgtggtacaatgcaacgatggttttacgagaggagaacccatgcaagtaagtatcaaatcgatattaattaaaagttgtctcatatactttttttcactttgttaatcatattaccaaatgtgttcttaatataaatttctgaattacaggtgaatgtcataacttcctcACCCCTTGGGCGGAAGATAAAATCAGTAATCGTCTTGAAAAATCTGCAAGTCTGGatgttcgaccgattacacctactcggtatcaggttgttggatttgatggattcatgggtattgtggactttggtgacatgtcatgcacgtgtagaaagtttcagctttcacgtattccgtgcaagcatgccattgccgttgcacgacatatgagactgactaatgtgcacgcatgggttcatccattcttccgcaccgaTATTTATCGTGCAATATACCAGGAACCAATCAATCCTCTTgaaaatcaatgtgattggttacactcaccggaagacagagttatattgccccccgtcctcgatagtcgtcgtccaggtcgtccagccaatagaaatcgacgtccatcacaaggagaaattgttacacagaggatttgtagtcgttgccatgaaccggggcatacacgaacccaatgtaaatccccagcaccggtcccgagctctgccccccagcgttcacaaacaaaaggcaaaggaacgagatcttgacatgctgctactaaattttattttttatatgattcttcattgttgtacttcaggtttatgtaaccgatgtatttttattatgtttcaaatgtgtaattgtattgtcatttgatgtaataaatttagtgttactttatttcagtattactttattttctctaattgtttcaattgtgtaaatatttgagtaattatacgtttttattgttttttcatgacaagatcaagtaaaaaatgaactcaaatacgatacacatccatatataatcacaaataaagtatatcatatacatataaacatacactaaatatatacatctacacataggaataacgataaatatacatccgtgagctactcgatacaatgaaagtacaactgcgtcgctaatcgtcgacgcatagaggtagacgactcccGGGggaaaacgtagctccgtgacaacgccaaacactcaaaaaatcgcaacataaaTACGCCACAGTCACCAGAGCCTAtcccctgctgagggacatccgacgctcgatgcaaagtaaagggatcacgtcgtggagtcatcctagaagctgtccaaaaactcgtcgcctctaataacgcgggaataaaggtcatgtatggtcgcatgcgctgctccaaAGTCCTTATATTCCCTGTGAATGAAACCTCTGAATCGTACActgtaatcgaccactcacggaaatctataactccggcgacccaatgtgcgttcccgaagtttatagggatgaaaacctataaacaatgagacattttagttacttatcgttgtcgttatGTTCTTGAATGTagtagaaatatatataaactatacctgatcgaccagcccccatggtttgtataacaatcccggggtgtacgctgcatcaaccatcctcgtgaagagccccgaaaactcaaactcgccaATCGgggtggtctgccaactctgccaggccatctcaatatggcctccaaagaatgtgtggacagtcgtccaacgctgtgagatagtcgactggtgatcgtcctgctgccgacgtaataaagccaaaaaggaatccacatgctaaaatggtataaacaagttcacgtgttagttagtaataaatatatctagctttttatgaaattataggCAACTCACATCGTCAGTCAaccactcgcgcaactctacaacaagcctccagaagctggccttcgacttcgacccgatgaagtagacatcatgtgagtcGGAAGCTGCAGctctggtgtaccacgtgaggaaagattcctcacgctcagaggcagaggatggaatggtcgtaggttgccgtttcgccctccctttgagtggattcgtataTGGGGTGCGAACCAGGGGACCCTTTCGGATGATCCggccacgtgctgtacgaaccatctgcatgatcccaaaaaaataattaattcgtcattcatcctacgtaacaattagcattaatcgatttatcttacCTTTTCCaagtatgcgggaggaggtttagctggataatcctgaatcacggtcatctccaccacgcgtgctccctcggcggactagataatataaattttgaacatctcaatgaccaatatatacaactatttatatactaagtatgattgatatacctcaatagggatgacctcaaaatcgtcctcctggaagtcctcctcctgtgaaccaatatcgtatgtcatctgccatacAGCGACGCCCCACGGGtaagaattaaacccgtccaaatgatcaactaactgtaagtactccatggacaccttctttcgtcgatcattgcccaacaaaaccatatgtagaatatacaa
It contains:
- the LOC123200163 gene encoding uncharacterized protein LOC123200163, which translates into the protein MVLLGNDRRKKVSMEYLQLVDHLDGFNSYPWGVAVWQMTYDIGSQEEDFQEDDFEVIPIESAEGARVVEMTVIQDYPAKPPPAYLEKMVRTARGRIIRKGPLVRTPYTNPLKGRAKRQPTTIPSSASEREESFLTWYTRAAASDSHDVYFIGSKSKASFWRLVVELREWLTDDVSCL